In the genome of Candidatus Dojkabacteria bacterium, one region contains:
- a CDS encoding fibronectin type III domain-containing protein — translation MANVFSNLFSTVWEFVKKWWWAILLGLVVVSVGVWGYLYFFKYNSKVSNIRLTNLTATSFTVSWVSDSQEPGVVLVRDKKGFLPGPLASIGSTKFFDDRDVNAAELSAGEKRDERAKSTKYSDGESIIVNANELNFKVKVNKKGNYYLHYVTVYGLKPETEYYYMIGNGIRWYGNKALEEQAALNVDFGEVNLLEMKVTTFPELSDLIDPHQSYGTVLFNEGRRENVVVYSYMSGGDNPASLPVSSLLNEDNGWYIDIANARFADGSAYGGYTDDNLQNFEIVYVTDTKVTGSNFGVTRFDYNAPAPTYTINAMVTNATSPNKNFSVLSAISTPVYAACEGYTYAYPEEYCATKNAAGSCCRTCVRNVYKNGSGLFCTKEVDGSCNDTGACSVAQPAYQTTHQEQTETGIQPVSPATNDKISVDSCSSPVIKKVNCGEEKISWGAKCGCVDSCNCTCPDSSLVGPGKTCVDPQVRVTFSENNRTSSEVFTTDEHGSVVADIEMSDSMGRTYSGEFNRTLEGTTRVAQLPPSSGTFKQYSGTVISYEGSFTTPTTTYSGEFRTSSTTLDYISNYDASLGDSMGTGKSEEGVFVANPDAHVKLSGTVKMDGQDVQGTFTTDKSLKELEGETTVVVKQSGKFVSSRGQVYVGTFEPGSGDSSNMGTFKRTEGEPSIEVGPDTNVPTYASTGSLALSSGEVTLYCDVTGTTGVSTCSKVVVGLQKPGDAYEASAYMEIDDTAIIAETDLWEKTKETVRVIAVNTNGTIQNLAVEVAETSESPKDYVLSLIPVTPSDGSNLTNVVYAGEKTVSVGNNGLVIFEGSGEFQVIPEGYSLTTSINTTVSEGTQGAIILFLDTNENGVLDENEEFLETPGIEITLKKVADNFQVNLTEGFNYMAFPFYSDDMSKASVFVETMNAQGCDVTLVARYDSAWKAYQTRTDGAKTEDFVITPGEGYVIRSHNACTFNVFGYLVEGAVPVDIKPSWNLIGIHGLESYSGYTADDVILSLNSQGIPVEIVTQWNKGRYESRIIKQIEGTTRKYGEDFPIDEFRAYFIQSTGRGRWDPGKREDLK, via the coding sequence ATGGCTAATGTATTTTCCAATCTTTTTTCTACTGTCTGGGAGTTTGTTAAAAAATGGTGGTGGGCAATTCTTTTGGGACTTGTTGTAGTAAGTGTAGGAGTTTGGGGTTATCTATACTTTTTTAAGTACAATAGTAAGGTCAGCAATATTAGGCTTACCAATCTTACAGCCACCTCTTTTACAGTTTCGTGGGTTTCCGATTCACAAGAACCAGGAGTTGTGCTTGTCCGTGACAAAAAGGGCTTTTTGCCGGGGCCGTTGGCGTCTATTGGTTCAACCAAATTTTTTGACGACAGAGATGTTAACGCAGCCGAGCTTTCCGCCGGTGAAAAACGTGATGAACGTGCAAAATCTACAAAATATTCCGACGGGGAAAGTATAATCGTTAACGCCAATGAGCTTAACTTTAAGGTTAAGGTCAATAAAAAAGGTAATTATTACCTTCACTATGTTACTGTTTACGGGCTTAAGCCGGAAACCGAGTATTATTACATGATTGGTAATGGTATTCGCTGGTATGGGAATAAGGCTTTGGAAGAACAGGCGGCTTTAAATGTTGACTTTGGAGAAGTTAATCTACTTGAGATGAAAGTTACAACATTCCCTGAGCTTTCCGACCTTATTGATCCACATCAATCCTATGGAACGGTACTCTTTAACGAAGGAAGGAGAGAAAATGTTGTTGTTTACTCATATATGAGCGGGGGTGACAACCCTGCCTCTCTTCCGGTGTCATCGCTTTTAAATGAAGACAATGGCTGGTATATCGACATTGCTAATGCTAGGTTTGCAGATGGTTCCGCCTATGGTGGTTATACCGATGACAATCTCCAAAATTTTGAGATTGTATATGTAACTGATACTAAAGTTACGGGATCAAATTTTGGTGTAACTAGGTTTGATTATAATGCCCCTGCGCCTACTTATACGATAAATGCCATGGTAACAAATGCAACCTCTCCCAATAAGAACTTCTCTGTGCTTTCTGCAATTAGTACTCCCGTTTACGCTGCATGTGAAGGATATACCTATGCGTATCCTGAAGAATATTGTGCAACTAAAAACGCTGCGGGAAGCTGCTGCAGAACTTGTGTTAGAAATGTTTACAAAAATGGTAGTGGACTTTTTTGTACAAAAGAGGTTGATGGAAGCTGTAATGATACAGGTGCGTGTTCTGTTGCGCAACCTGCATATCAGACAACCCATCAGGAGCAAACGGAGACTGGGATACAGCCGGTTTCTCCAGCTACCAACGATAAAATCTCGGTAGATAGTTGTTCGAGTCCTGTTATAAAAAAAGTAAATTGTGGGGAAGAAAAAATTAGTTGGGGCGCAAAATGTGGATGCGTAGATTCTTGTAATTGTACATGTCCTGACAGTTCACTGGTTGGTCCTGGTAAGACCTGTGTAGATCCGCAGGTCAGAGTCACGTTTAGTGAAAACAATAGGACAAGTTCAGAGGTGTTTACCACAGATGAGCATGGTTCTGTTGTTGCTGATATTGAAATGTCAGACAGTATGGGACGTACTTATTCTGGAGAATTTAATAGGACATTAGAAGGAACGACACGGGTTGCTCAGTTACCTCCAAGTAGCGGAACCTTTAAACAGTATTCTGGAACCGTGATTTCATATGAAGGGTCTTTTACAACTCCGACCACGACTTATAGCGGAGAATTCAGGACATCTTCTACTACACTAGATTACATTAGTAATTATGATGCAAGCCTTGGTGATTCAATGGGAACGGGCAAAAGCGAAGAGGGAGTCTTTGTTGCTAACCCTGACGCTCATGTGAAATTGTCGGGAACAGTTAAAATGGATGGACAAGATGTTCAGGGTACCTTTACAACTGATAAATCTCTAAAAGAGCTGGAAGGGGAAACTACTGTTGTGGTAAAACAATCAGGGAAGTTTGTATCTTCTCGGGGTCAGGTATATGTTGGTACATTTGAGCCAGGTAGTGGAGACTCAAGTAACATGGGTACATTTAAACGAACAGAAGGAGAACCTTCAATAGAGGTAGGTCCTGACACCAATGTTCCAACGTACGCAAGTACAGGATCGCTGGCATTATCTTCTGGAGAAGTTACTCTATATTGTGACGTTACAGGCACTACGGGAGTAAGTACTTGTAGCAAAGTTGTTGTCGGATTACAAAAGCCAGGTGATGCATATGAGGCTAGTGCATATATGGAAATTGATGATACAGCAATAATTGCTGAGACTGATTTGTGGGAGAAGACGAAGGAAACTGTAAGGGTTATTGCTGTAAATACGAATGGAACTATACAGAACCTGGCTGTTGAGGTAGCTGAAACATCTGAGTCTCCCAAGGATTATGTACTTAGTTTGATTCCTGTAACACCCTCGGACGGTAGTAACTTAACTAATGTTGTGTATGCTGGAGAAAAAACGGTGAGCGTAGGTAACAATGGTTTAGTGATATTTGAGGGTAGTGGAGAATTCCAGGTAATTCCTGAAGGTTATTCACTCACAACCTCAATAAATACGACTGTTTCTGAAGGGACTCAAGGGGCAATTATTCTTTTCCTTGATACCAACGAAAATGGAGTTTTAGATGAAAATGAAGAATTTCTAGAAACTCCAGGCATCGAAATTACACTTAAAAAAGTGGCTGACAATTTTCAAGTTAACCTTACCGAAGGCTTTAACTATATGGCATTTCCATTCTACTCAGACGATATGAGCAAAGCTTCCGTGTTTGTTGAAACAATGAATGCCCAAGGATGTGATGTGACTTTAGTTGCCAGATACGATAGTGCTTGGAAAGCATACCAAACTAGAACCGATGGCGCTAAAACCGAAGATTTTGTAATAACGCCGGGTGAGGGATATGTAATCCGAAGTCACAATGCTTGTACCTTTAATGTGTTTGGATACCTTGTAGAAGGTGCCGTTCCAGTCGATATTAAGCCGTCATGGAACTTAATAGGAATTCATGGACTTGAAAGTTACAGTGGATATACTGCCGACGACGTAATTTTGTCACTTAATTCACAGGGAATTCCTGTCGAAATAGTAACTCAGTGGAATAAAGGTAGATATGAAAGCCGAATTATTAAGCAAATTGAGGGGACAACTCGAAAATACGGTGAAGATTTCCCGATTGACGAGTTTAGAGCCTATTTTATCCAAAGTACAGGTCGTGGTAGGTGGGATCCGGGCAAACGCGAGGACCTGAAATAA
- a CDS encoding fibronectin type III domain-containing protein, with the protein MYISFETKRTLRTLGISLLVILALGAIVWGLLSVIKFKPGASPATTPQNVKLTDLSDTSVVLSWVTETDTTGYVIYGTTSDLSMFVRDRRDIIAGSLNQYTVHYVVLEDLDPETTYNYKIVSNSVEYGSGDNPYNFSTLPVTDLGLSAPSPLYGTVVNDPGRAAIVYVFLTDNSGANSATVSSITNEDGGWEVDLANLLTENGSGKFTFDGDTQVTISVQGGSLGVGRVVSTVGANVTALDVTLSASASLEQQQTNNTGTNTNANTNTDTDTDTNTNTGTTDNTNAGNTTNNSENQASNQSVNNTTQGSWSNLSQDISLSTSSALGTSSIVTGESSVKITNVTDTRFSVSWVTPVKVKGTVSYGSSGNSLNNTAYDERDTVASQGLYYTHHVTLTDLDIGGTYYIRVNSGTDRYFTPTARAVTLNQLSATPPALSLLNGSISGTGQNDTLVYATISDADSQGSGGSSQELSTVASATGGFTISLGEAYTTSGTSYYQSTNNDDVLVSMATYGDNDTQTVKVSAAETGTSFTLDSYGSSDGRSNKLLDMSVLKGSSPKTAGLITIIMSVATFIVSILLSSQLYIYNKKHAWENKIIDTLSE; encoded by the coding sequence ATGTATATCTCTTTCGAGACTAAAAGAACTCTTAGGACATTAGGGATTTCACTACTTGTAATATTGGCTTTAGGCGCTATTGTATGGGGACTTTTAAGTGTTATAAAGTTTAAACCGGGGGCAAGTCCCGCTACAACACCCCAAAACGTAAAACTCACCGATCTTTCAGATACTTCGGTGGTGCTTTCCTGGGTAACCGAAACCGACACAACCGGATACGTAATATACGGAACAACAAGTGATCTTAGTATGTTTGTGCGCGACAGGCGTGACATAATTGCTGGTTCATTAAACCAGTATACTGTACATTACGTTGTCTTAGAGGATCTGGATCCCGAAACCACATACAACTACAAAATAGTCTCTAACTCGGTCGAGTATGGATCAGGTGATAATCCTTACAATTTCTCAACTCTTCCGGTAACCGATTTAGGACTTTCTGCTCCAAGCCCGCTTTATGGAACAGTAGTTAATGATCCGGGTAGAGCAGCAATTGTTTACGTGTTTTTAACCGATAATTCCGGTGCAAATTCTGCAACAGTTTCATCTATTACAAACGAAGACGGTGGCTGGGAGGTCGATCTCGCCAATCTTTTAACTGAGAATGGCTCAGGGAAATTCACATTTGACGGTGACACTCAAGTTACCATTTCGGTTCAGGGTGGGTCGCTGGGTGTGGGTCGTGTAGTTTCTACTGTTGGAGCTAACGTTACTGCACTTGACGTAACATTATCGGCAAGTGCAAGCCTTGAACAACAGCAGACAAATAACACGGGCACCAATACAAATGCTAACACCAATACCGACACTGACACCGACACTAACACTAATACCGGGACAACAGATAACACAAACGCCGGCAACACTACTAATAACTCCGAAAATCAGGCAAGTAATCAATCGGTTAATAATACCACACAGGGATCTTGGTCAAACCTTAGTCAGGATATATCCCTGAGTACTTCTTCGGCGTTGGGTACCTCTTCTATTGTAACCGGTGAATCAAGTGTAAAAATTACAAATGTTACCGACACAAGATTTTCCGTTTCTTGGGTAACACCTGTTAAAGTTAAAGGTACTGTATCTTACGGGAGTTCAGGCAACTCATTAAATAACACGGCCTACGACGAGCGTGATACCGTAGCGAGCCAAGGGCTTTACTACACCCATCACGTTACCTTAACAGATCTTGATATAGGCGGAACCTATTATATTCGTGTAAATTCCGGAACCGATAGATATTTTACCCCAACAGCAAGGGCTGTAACGTTAAACCAGTTATCGGCAACTCCTCCGGCACTTTCACTTTTAAATGGTTCCATTTCCGGAACCGGACAAAATGATACACTTGTTTATGCTACAATTTCCGATGCTGACAGCCAGGGGTCAGGAGGATCCTCTCAGGAGCTTTCGACCGTTGCTTCGGCTACCGGTGGATTTACAATTAGCCTTGGAGAGGCTTATACTACATCTGGAACATCATACTATCAGTCAACTAATAACGATGACGTACTTGTTTCAATGGCAACCTATGGTGATAATGACACCCAAACGGTTAAAGTATCCGCAGCCGAGACCGGAACCTCGTTTACTCTTGATTCATATGGCTCGTCCGATGGTAGATCAAACAAACTTTTAGATATGTCAGTTCTAAAAGGATCATCCCCCAAAACGGCCGGATTAATAACGATTATAATGTCGGTTGCCACCTTTATTGTGTCCATACTTCTTTCCAGCCAGCTGTACATATATAATAAAAAGCATGCCTGGGAAAATAAAATAATAGATACCTTAAGTGAATAG
- a CDS encoding SH3 domain-containing protein, with protein sequence MNSKSGLSLLFFTILGSSLGFTLVAQLFLNQVKAESHYQTVDVDRNIAESGFDKYAKVEKIVLCNIDKSSLYNNVSSEDWYKSLYFYTITSLHFYDIPYNFVYDGGTIYQGRQTSHWVDLQPLVVNNTQGIVLVGVTNLAGSLDSTLSSFISYLLDVYDISPSAVLVKDCKIEKTQIQDSFVSNFSLEESFVSISSFVGQLSVSDNFKRTYEGSVTTVSNEEYTDPDKNLSVKINIENTGDYAWYAVDDFYIVTTDLFLHDSQFFLTGVWPSRSHAKKIDQDIPPGETIPITFELRPGIMPGEYTEKFIIVDKNKLPIQGTEFSVSFITNNVDYTFVRVKENQWGFLNVRESPSSSAEIVTKVSPGEIFIVVEHVNSWYKIKIDETREGWVSGTYIEFL encoded by the coding sequence GTGAATAGTAAATCGGGTTTAAGTTTATTATTCTTTACAATCTTGGGGAGCTCGTTAGGTTTTACTTTGGTTGCACAGCTATTCTTAAATCAGGTTAAGGCCGAGTCACACTATCAAACAGTTGATGTAGACAGAAATATAGCGGAATCGGGATTTGATAAGTATGCAAAGGTCGAGAAAATAGTATTATGTAACATTGATAAATCTAGTTTATATAATAATGTTTCGTCAGAAGATTGGTACAAATCTCTATATTTTTATACAATAACATCACTTCATTTTTATGATATTCCATACAATTTTGTATATGATGGTGGAACTATATATCAGGGACGGCAAACTTCACATTGGGTAGATTTACAGCCACTTGTTGTAAACAACACTCAGGGAATCGTGCTTGTTGGCGTAACAAATCTCGCAGGGAGTCTAGATTCTACACTTTCCTCGTTTATTTCGTATCTTTTAGATGTATACGATATTTCTCCGAGTGCAGTTTTGGTAAAAGATTGTAAAATTGAAAAGACCCAAATTCAAGATAGTTTTGTGTCAAATTTCTCGCTTGAAGAATCTTTTGTTAGCATATCTTCTTTTGTTGGACAACTTTCAGTGTCCGACAATTTTAAGCGAACTTACGAGGGGAGTGTAACAACAGTTTCCAATGAGGAATATACAGATCCCGACAAAAATCTGTCTGTAAAAATTAATATTGAGAATACCGGCGATTATGCTTGGTATGCAGTAGACGATTTCTACATTGTTACAACCGACTTGTTTTTGCATGATAGTCAATTCTTTTTAACAGGAGTATGGCCAAGCAGATCACATGCAAAAAAAATCGATCAGGATATACCTCCGGGAGAAACTATTCCAATCACTTTTGAACTTAGACCGGGAATAATGCCCGGAGAATATACGGAAAAGTTCATTATCGTTGACAAAAACAAACTACCCATACAAGGAACCGAATTTAGCGTAAGCTTTATTACAAACAATGTTGACTATACTTTTGTACGTGTAAAAGAAAATCAGTGGGGCTTTTTAAATGTACGTGAAAGTCCATCCTCATCAGCAGAAATAGTAACGAAAGTGTCGCCGGGTGAGATTTTCATTGTTGTAGAGCATGTTAATTCGTGGTACAAAATTAAGATAGATGAGACTCGCGAAGGCTGGGTTTCGGGAACATATATAGAATTTCTTTAA
- a CDS encoding UvrD-helicase domain-containing protein, with translation MDLQTLNDKQKEAVTYFDSPLLVFAGAGSGKTRVIVHKIAYLINELKVSPHNILALTFTKKAAEEMRSRVSQMLNSSVNLKGMFVGTFHSWGAYILRRESQEIGLNQNFPIFDSTDKDNIIKEIIKDFNIGKVSFGAVSAVISRLKSDLISSSDYLKLNFSSPQVELMAKVYDEYEKRKSNMGGVDFDDLLAYPLKLFSENSEILQKYKQTYSYILVDEYQDTNKTQYKLIKNISNENVCVVGDDDQSIYSWRGAIIENILRFKSDFAQAKIIKLDTNYRSTQKIIDAAYGLVANNTKREDKEVFSVSDTGEDLTLYEGDDENDEAFFVISRIQKLLDEGYSFNDIAIFYRTNSQSRVIEEQLVSYGLPYRIYGGYRFYERAEIKDLIGYISFLVDNKDDISLFRILNTPARKIGPSAISKLKEVSSQNGISAKELVRAYIVNSGVALPFGSNTKSLSDKDIKALKFLDKFVEAFREIDFSRFSTLTEFVTTIIETTNYKEYLANKYPELYEEKLENIVQLKHVTEKYGFQNSDLLNFLEEVVLMLDIESESTNKEGAVNLMTLHASKGLEFSVVFIVGIEEGVLPHFRSLESTDAVEEERRLLYVGITRAKRKVFLSYTRFNSARLMSRSPSRFLSEIPEEHLQIIM, from the coding sequence ATGGATCTTCAGACACTTAACGACAAGCAAAAAGAGGCAGTTACTTATTTTGATTCTCCACTTTTGGTTTTTGCAGGTGCAGGCTCCGGAAAAACTCGTGTTATCGTTCACAAAATCGCATATTTAATCAATGAGCTTAAGGTTTCGCCACATAACATTTTGGCACTTACCTTTACCAAAAAAGCTGCAGAAGAAATGAGAAGTAGAGTATCCCAGATGCTTAACTCAAGTGTAAATCTTAAGGGTATGTTTGTTGGAACGTTTCATTCATGGGGTGCATATATTCTACGTCGGGAATCCCAAGAGATAGGTCTTAATCAAAACTTTCCAATATTCGACAGTACCGACAAAGACAACATAATTAAAGAAATAATAAAAGATTTTAACATTGGTAAGGTTTCATTTGGTGCAGTTTCTGCCGTAATTTCAAGGCTTAAGAGTGACTTGATTTCAAGTTCCGACTACTTAAAACTTAATTTTAGCTCTCCTCAGGTTGAGCTAATGGCTAAAGTATATGACGAATACGAAAAACGCAAGTCCAACATGGGTGGAGTTGATTTTGATGACCTGTTAGCGTATCCGCTTAAATTGTTTTCTGAGAATTCCGAAATTTTACAAAAATATAAACAGACTTATTCATACATTCTTGTCGATGAATACCAAGATACCAACAAAACCCAATATAAGCTAATCAAGAATATTTCAAACGAAAATGTGTGTGTAGTGGGTGACGACGACCAAAGTATTTATTCATGGCGGGGTGCAATTATTGAAAATATCCTGAGATTTAAATCTGACTTTGCACAGGCAAAGATCATTAAACTTGATACAAATTATAGATCCACACAAAAAATAATTGATGCCGCATATGGTCTTGTTGCAAATAACACAAAGCGTGAAGATAAAGAAGTTTTTTCTGTCTCTGATACAGGCGAAGATCTTACCTTGTACGAAGGCGATGACGAGAACGACGAAGCTTTCTTTGTGATAAGTCGGATCCAAAAGCTTTTGGATGAGGGTTATTCTTTTAATGATATTGCCATTTTCTATAGAACAAACAGCCAATCCCGTGTGATTGAGGAACAGTTGGTAAGTTATGGATTGCCGTATAGGATATACGGAGGGTACCGGTTTTACGAACGTGCTGAAATAAAAGATCTAATTGGATATATTTCCTTTCTTGTTGACAACAAAGATGACATATCTCTATTTAGAATACTTAATACACCTGCAAGGAAAATCGGACCGTCAGCTATTTCGAAACTTAAGGAAGTTTCGTCACAAAACGGTATAAGCGCCAAGGAGTTAGTAAGAGCATATATTGTTAATTCCGGGGTTGCACTACCGTTTGGAAGTAATACCAAAAGTCTTTCCGACAAAGACATAAAAGCCCTTAAATTCTTGGACAAGTTTGTAGAAGCTTTTAGGGAAATTGATTTTTCAAGGTTTTCAACCCTTACCGAATTTGTTACCACTATAATTGAAACAACTAATTACAAAGAGTATTTAGCCAATAAATACCCCGAGCTATACGAAGAAAAACTTGAGAATATTGTTCAACTAAAACACGTCACCGAAAAATATGGATTTCAAAACAGTGACCTGCTTAATTTCCTAGAAGAGGTCGTACTAATGCTGGATATTGAGAGTGAATCAACGAATAAAGAAGGTGCAGTAAATCTTATGACACTACATGCTTCAAAGGGTCTTGAGTTCTCGGTTGTGTTTATTGTTGGGATTGAGGAGGGGGTCCTGCCACATTTTAGATCACTTGAAAGTACCGATGCAGTTGAAGAAGAGCGTAGACTTTTATATGTTGGCATCACTCGTGCGAAGCGAAAAGTATTTTTAAGTTATACAAGATTTAATTCAGCAAGACTTATGTCCAGAAGTCCTTCTCGCTTTTTAAGTGAGATCCCGGAGGAACATCTTCAGATAATTATGTAA
- a CDS encoding transcription elongation factor GreA, which yields MDKVVQLTAEGVQQLKNELAERKGPKMLDIRKRMAEARSAGDLSENSAWSMSQEEYENNVARINEIEQILENAKILKNVNSKTAEIGSTVTVVKGRKDIEYTIVSPQEADPKENKLSVESPLGKAILGKEAGDTANYATPSGKKESVKIKSVN from the coding sequence ATGGATAAGGTTGTACAATTAACTGCAGAGGGAGTACAACAATTAAAGAACGAGCTTGCCGAACGCAAGGGACCCAAGATGCTCGATATCCGTAAGCGAATGGCCGAAGCCAGATCAGCTGGTGATTTATCGGAAAACAGTGCCTGGAGCATGTCTCAGGAAGAGTACGAAAACAACGTAGCAAGAATAAACGAAATTGAACAGATACTTGAAAACGCAAAAATTTTAAAGAACGTTAATTCCAAAACTGCCGAAATCGGATCAACTGTAACCGTTGTTAAGGGTAGAAAGGATATCGAATATACAATCGTTTCTCCACAGGAGGCAGATCCCAAAGAAAACAAACTCTCGGTTGAATCACCACTTGGCAAGGCAATTCTAGGCAAAGAAGCTGGAGATACTGCAAATTATGCTACCCCGTCTGGTAAAAAAGAATCAGTAAAAATCAAATCGGTAAACTAG
- a CDS encoding L,D-transpeptidase — MGTTKIKVFAEKLIDAKLKMENNKLVMPFNNYAIVDLSEQREYVFSDETIYVYRVATGAAENPTPVGVWKIVKYYEDFELSSLYGPCLLKLNYFDGRTWIPTERALHGTNTPDIIGSPESFGCIYHYNDDILKICELFKIGDFVIVIE, encoded by the coding sequence GTGGGAACAACTAAAATAAAGGTCTTCGCAGAAAAGCTTATTGATGCCAAGTTAAAGATGGAAAACAACAAGCTGGTAATGCCTTTTAATAACTATGCAATTGTTGATCTTTCGGAACAAAGAGAATATGTGTTTTCCGATGAGACTATTTATGTCTATAGAGTTGCAACCGGGGCTGCCGAAAATCCAACTCCTGTGGGTGTCTGGAAGATTGTTAAGTATTATGAAGATTTTGAACTGAGTTCACTTTACGGACCGTGCCTTTTAAAACTTAATTATTTTGATGGACGCACCTGGATTCCAACAGAAAGAGCTTTGCATGGGACTAATACGCCTGATATAATAGGTTCACCTGAGTCTTTTGGGTGTATATATCATTACAATGATGATATCCTTAAGATTTGTGAGCTCTTTAAAATTGGTGACTTTGTAATTGTGATCGAGTAG
- the trmD gene encoding tRNA (guanosine(37)-N1)-methyltransferase TrmD encodes MIKFKIITPFPDFVSTIKDFSIIKNAINKKLVSIEVHDLRKWSLGNYKQIDDTPYGGGAGMVLMIEPIFNALNDLKSTDSHVVLTSAKGKKLDYQKSHELSEKKEIIIICGHYEGVDQRIEDNLVDESISIGDYILSGGELPAMTIVDVVTRLVPGVINADSLTEETDQKNKEYPHYTRPAKFKGWAVPEVLLSGNHEEIKKWRESQRKKT; translated from the coding sequence GTGATTAAATTTAAAATAATAACTCCGTTTCCGGACTTTGTCTCAACAATAAAAGACTTTAGCATAATAAAGAATGCTATTAATAAAAAGCTTGTATCGATAGAGGTCCACGACTTGCGAAAGTGGAGTTTAGGTAATTACAAACAGATTGATGATACTCCATACGGTGGTGGTGCCGGGATGGTTTTAATGATCGAGCCGATATTTAATGCCCTTAATGATCTAAAGAGTACTGACTCGCATGTTGTTTTGACATCTGCAAAGGGTAAAAAGCTTGATTATCAAAAATCACACGAACTCTCAGAAAAAAAAGAGATTATTATAATATGTGGTCATTATGAAGGTGTCGATCAGCGGATAGAAGACAATTTGGTCGACGAATCAATAAGCATTGGCGATTATATTCTTTCCGGCGGTGAACTACCTGCAATGACTATTGTGGATGTGGTAACACGCCTTGTTCCCGGAGTTATTAATGCAGACTCATTAACAGAAGAAACAGATCAGAAAAATAAAGAATATCCTCATTACACACGACCGGCAAAGTTTAAGGGCTGGGCGGTACCGGAGGTATTGTTAAGTGGTAATCACGAAGAAATTAAAAAATGGCGAGAGTCTCAGCGCAAGAAAACATAA